DNA sequence from the Malus sylvestris chromosome 10, drMalSylv7.2, whole genome shotgun sequence genome:
CCCTGAGATTTTTAAAGCATATCAATTTATACTTTTTTTTGCTTTCTCATGGATCATTTGGATCTTCATTAAATTGATGACATGTTGAGTGTGGTGCTCGTGATATGTAAGTCGCATTTGTACCACATTGAATAAAGAACTCCTCAATTTAATGGAGAATTAGCTGTTCAATCAGACAAAAGATGTCAAAACCAACCAACCTCCTTCTAACTGAGCGCCGACTGCATCAGCATCACTTTACAATGTTTAGTATTATATCAGAACCGGTGGCAATCTCTACTAAACTTCAGAAagtaaatcaattaaaaattctaGCACCAATCAAACTTTGTCTTCCATGTAGCACACCGCCGGCACTTCCTTCTAGCACCAATCTAAAGCCTGCACAATTAGAATCTTTAGTTAAACTATTACTGCCAACCTGGAATTACAATTATTTTTTACCACGTAGAATTCTTTTGGATTCAGTAGAATGGAAATATTCTTCCAAAATGATGGAATTACCACGATTAAATTTATGACCTCCAAATTCCAAGAATTTTtcaattggatttctaagttccTTTACTTATGAATCTGAACACAGGAATTAGTGTATgctaatttaaaaattttgacaTTTCTCcaaattttatagtttattttcCTCATCCAAACACCAAGTTAAGAAAATTTCACAAAAGATATAAAAAGGTCGGATGATTGGACAAGAATTAAAATTAGCTACAAAGAGACCAACCAAATATCAAATATTCGAGATACTTCTTGGAGGGGCCAGCATGGTGGGCTTGTAGCTGGCATTCAAAACTTCGCAAAATTTATAGACTGATACTTGGTTTTGATAACAAAGCTTACagaggtttagagagagaaggtaGAGAGAGAAGGTAGAGAGGGAAAACTGATATTTTCAATATTTCACTATGTGTCATAGAATTATTACAAcatttgtttatatataaatTCATCCTCACATAACTAACTCATCTAATACACATGTGACACATGGCACACATCTAATACATAACACTTGGCATAATCCTAAGCTAACCTTTATAGTCTAACAGGTTTCACAATGCCCTGCAGCTTCCACCCCCCAAGTCCTGCCAAAGTAAATGCCTGTAACAACAATGCAGGATTAATAAACAGTGAAGTAGAAAATCCCTAccttatgtttggatgaggggcTTTCAAGGTACCAGGAATTAAGAGACTCAATTATTAAAAATGCACTACAAGGACCTTACAGATTAACTACTCAAACAGTACAAAATACTACTACCAAAACACTAGAAATACACTACAAAGACACCAAACAAAGGTTTTTCAAGGTGCCATTTCAAAGTTCTATCAATTGAATTGCATCTGGTCATTTTCAAGTCCCTctatttaatttttgaattgatTCCTAATAAATTTATCCTAAGTTCGATAAAAATTTAAAGTCCATTGTCCAAACGTAGTCTTAATGATTTTGCCCCAGATCGTATGACCAAAGCAGTCACAggaaactccattttcttcttaatCTAGTAACATCAACTCTAAATTCGTTTACATCTAGTGTGAATAGCACAGCTGATCAGAAAGCAGAAAAGACAGAAAGGATGTTACACGAACCAATGTAATCTCTCCTCAACCTTTCCTTCTATGATTTTTGCATAACTTACAAGTCACAGAAATGATGTTATAGACTTATGCATCCATAATTAAGTGTCAAATCTTAGGGAGGCTCTCAAAAGCCTGTCTGCTAATGTTAGGAATGGTGTGCCAACTGAATGGGTTATGTTCCAAAGGGACAAGTGccattttgttgaatttttttagcCAGTACTTCATGGCAGTTGTTTATGAGCCTAATGCGATAAGATGCTGCAAATGTCAACAGTGTTCTCCTTTATAACAAGTatcaattaaactccaaatAAAAACCACTTTGAAGAAACCTATAGTTTTGGTCATCCATGTGTATTGCAATGCCAAAACATTGATCCAAAGATTGTTTAATATGTGTATATCACACATAAACGACCAGATGCAAGTTGattatagaaaataaaagattaatGAAAGGAAAAATGGTTAACCTCATCCCAAGATTTCCCAGTAGTTTCAAGCAAAGCAGCATTGCAAGTCTTGAGTTCTATGGAGGCACCAGTGAACATTGAGGCTGCCTCCTCCCAACCCCTATTATGCCCCATGCACCTGTACAAATTGAACATGTTGTAATATTACAATTCCTCCATTTTGGCACAGGACAAATAGGTAGTGAGGCAGAGGTTACATGACAGTGAGTATGTCGTCCCTAGAATAGTTACAGATAATGTGTTGAAGGTGCTCAGCTGTCTGCCCGTCCATGGCGGCGATGGAATAAAAGCTGGAAATATAATGGACCTCAGCCTCCAAGAAGCCTCTGACTTGTTGCTGCATTATAGTAAGAGTCTCCCTAGTTCGCACTGCATTGCTACAGCCCAAACAGGCCAGCTAAGAAACCAAATTTATTTTCGGAAAACTAATAACAAGTGTATGCCAATGCCAGCTACTATTTCCACTCCTATGAATAGATAGTCATCCGGCACTCCAAAACAATGTTTTATCATGTTAAGTACTCCACAAGAAATTGCCATTGCCCTTAATTAGTAGTATAATATACTTTACCTAGATAAAATAAGCTGAGGAATCCAACCCAACTGTTGGAGTTTGAGAGAGACTTTGACAGCATCGGCTTGTCCTCTTTCACTCAGGGGGCGATCATGATCTATAAATTAATCATTTTCATATAAtaattcaataaataaatagaataaTTTCTCTCTAGGTAATAtgtagtgaaaaaaaaaagaaaaatattagagAAACCTAACCTACCTTTTAGCGAAGGGTCTACCCAGGAACTGTTGGCGTGACGCAGCAGAATTAGGCGACGAGCAACGGATGGAGGAAGAGTTTGTTCAGAATCAGAAACAGCTTTGCTCTCCACTTCCACGACCAAAGGTGAAGATGAAGGCCTAGTACCACTGCTAGCGTTTCTGCGACGGATTGAACTTGAAGAGGCTCTGGGCCACTTGGGATTCGCAGCCGGTGGGAAAGAGAAACTATGCTGCTGAATATTCAAATTAATGCTATGGTTAAAGAGAGTTACCGCATTCATACTGCCAGATTCTCGACTATTAGTATTCAGTGAGAGTTGAGTCTTGAGAGCAAGCTGAGGACTGGGGAGGGACGGAGCTGACTGAAATGCTAAACGCCACTCTCTCCCTCCAGTGGCTACTCACTCTTGGTTTCGGAGTCCGGAGGGTCACTTGTGTTTCCACGTGGCGCGTGTAGCttatacttttatttattttattttattattttttaatttttaagttccacAAGTGACTGTtgtgtttttttcctttttggacAAACAAAGTAAATTTCatttaaagaaaaaactaaTACAAGATAAGGATAACTTCAAAAGAGAGTCTAAAATAGCCAAGCAAAAGCCCAACTCCATAAACCCAAACTATAATGAGGAGGGCCCAAAGTGAGCAGCCCATAGCAGCAACCAAATTGAAAAACCTAGACAGCCATCTCAACCAAAACAGCCACACCACCACCGCAGATTCATCACCACCACCCGGAAGAAAGGCTAAAAAACCAAATGGATGAAAGGAAAATGGGGGTAGGCAAGCTACCCGCGCTGGGAGCGCTCCCATAATCCTACAAAATAGTGCAAAATGCACTTTTAAAGGGTAGTTGGTAAAAGATTCATGGTGAGGAACGATGTTTGGAGAGGAATAAGGCAAATAAAATAGATATGAGATAAACTTATAGAAAATTGAGACCAAGCTCAGAGCAACCTGAGACACAAAATGCTCAAACAGAAAACAAACGAAAGCTAAATGCAAATACATATAAACTAAATCTCCAACCATGGTGGCTTGGAGAGGGAAAAACTGTGGTGGAGTTGGAGGAAAAAGGAGAGATGGGGAAATCAGgaggaaagagagggagagaagggGAGAAAGTAAGGAAACAAGGGtggaaaaaggagaagaagaagggcgAAAATCAGGGAGAGATGGGAGATAGTGATGAAATAAAGGGTGGacgagagaggaagagagaggaggGCAAGAAAGGAAGGGCTAGGCTGCCGCCGACCTCAAGCCAGAGCAAGAGGTCGACGACAAAGAAGGTTTCAGAGGTTTAGGCGCTTTACTTTGGGGGAGGGAGATGGCATAGAGTCATAGACTCATAGGCACCCCCAATCAATAATTGTCAATTATATAATAACTTGAATATTATTGTCCTAAGAAGTGGAGTTGTTCTTAATAGTTCGGGACTCAATTGCAGTTGCGTAGCGACGGTTGTGTTTGAGTTTAAAAGATTTCACCACCACGGCCTTCGTAAGTTGGAAAGAGAGTTGTGGAAAGGAAAATAATTTTGTGGTTTATGTGTAAATAAACATATTTTTGCTCAACATTCTTAATTGATGGCCATgcttaatattttatttattaccgttcaatgagtttaaatttcaaaatttatttatttaatagacacatctcaaaatttaaaatcattgaCTAATAATAAGTAGGATTGTGAGTATTAGTACAATTTGAGAACGGTGAGCAAAAACGTTCCCATAAGGGGAAATGTTAATCCCTCCAACCTCTTGGTGTTCACTTTCCTTCCCcagtaaacaaaataaaaacatgaATTGATATGTTTTATCTACTTTCCCAAGAAAAGACATGGCAAATCATTTCTCATGAATTCTTTACTGGGTACTAAGCGCGTgataagggtttagggtttacggCCACCACTACCTGAGTTGGATTCGCCTCAACCCTGCCTTCAAAACCTTGGAATATGATCGTTCATCGAACGTCAGACGGCATCACGGCGTGGGTGCGCCTTTCACGGCCTTCGAGGGCTTTCCAACAATTTTGGTCATTTTCTGTCCACCTTTGGACTTCGTACAAGTGTAAACTTTCATCCTCGTGTTGATATCTTTCTACATGTAAAATTTGGTGAAGTTTGGTTAATGACGGAAATTTGATTCTAGATCACTACGCGCAGTGGCACGTGGGCAACTCTGGTGATATGAATTTTGGACGAGAGATGTTATCGATGCTCTGAGCCCATATCCAAGGTCCTTTTTAGAGATTTGATGCGATAGTTCAACTATTCAATTTTTGAATTAACTGTACTGCTGCTCGATTTTCGCAATTAACGACAATTCAATTGTTGGATCTTCGTGCTATTTAATGAGCATGCTATTTAGTGATTTTATGACCCTTGAGAACTTTGGAAATGGAATCCGACATTCGAATCTTTTGGACTTAAGAATTTAGTGTTGTTGATCTTCGTgggccgaccccacttagtgagaaaagactttgttgttgttgttgatcttAGTGGAACCAATTTGATGACGGTTGACATTTTAATCAACGTGTCCATAATTATTCTGGTGTCTCGTTTATATATAGGATTCTAAGTTAAGACTTGTGTGTTTTCTTCTGCGTCATGCCTTAGTGCTTCGATCATCGAGCTAGGATTGCTAGTAGGTTGGACTTTAGGTGAATTGACTTTAATATTATGTGATAAGTATTTTGCTTATGAAAATTCCCTTGTTATATACTTTGTCTGCATAACATGAATTTACAAATGTGTTGTTATCTAgtcattgattttttttgtaaaatgatatatttatgtatgtttGAAATGTTTGCGAACTAAGAGGGTTAGCAGAGGATCGTTGCCTTggtatacttttttttttcttcttgtttcacGTGTGGATTTGATATCCTTGGAGTACTTCCCTTCTTTCTTATTCCATGAGAGGTTCTGGAATCTTGTGAACAATTTCTGTGAGTTCCATGAATGGTTCATGAACGCTCCTTTTGTACGGTTACATGAGAGGTTCTGGAATCCTACATTTAGTTAGATTTCATGAGAGGTTCTAGAATCCTACTCCGATTCCTTGAGAGGTTTAGGAACTCTGTGCATAGTTTCTATCCCGTTTCATGAGAGGTTTTGAAACCTTTCTTTGTGTATATTTGCTATCTGGTTCTATGAAAGGTCCTCAAACGCGGAACTTTATGACGTCACTGTAgccctatttattttattatatatataaaagaaaaaccgGTTGAATGCATGTGTAGAGCCAATCGAGATTTGTGAGTGAGAATTATTCTATATATGCAAAGGATTGTGAAATGTTTGAAATGAGATCGATTGACCGACCTTTTAAATTACATGTTGTATCTCACACGACCTTTGCAGCTTatctgggtttttgttttgcTCAGTGCATCATTCTCACGATAGGGAGATCATGGAACCCCAAGCCCAACCCCCCACATTCAAAAGAACACGACAGTAGGACCAAAaacgaagaaagaaaaatactagctagctagctaacaCAAATGACGTATCAAAACGACATCAACGTTTCTTCGAGAATTCCTGTGCAAATGACATTGCTACCTCTTCAGAGAAGAAATAATTTTCAAGAACAGCAACATTTCGATTGGATTATCTGGCTTCTTAAGCTCCACTCTTCCACCTTAAAGCAGATGACAACATTGCGTTTTCAGTTAAAAGTTCACTGCATAGACACAAGCAGAATTGAGGTATGGCATACCTGCGTTGTATAGGTCTTAGACAGCAGATTTCCGCATTCTTCAATGAGAGCTCTTTCTCCACCAATCACTCTGGCTAGTTCCGAAATCAAATGTTCTGTATCTTCTGCCTGATCATCAGAAAAGCTTTCGTCATTAAaagcaaaatataaaaataaaaatgctaG
Encoded proteins:
- the LOC126584607 gene encoding uncharacterized protein At3g52155, chloroplastic codes for the protein MNAVTLFNHSINLNIQQHSFSFPPAANPKWPRASSSSIRRRNASSGTRPSSSPLVVEVESKAVSDSEQTLPPSVARRLILLRHANSSWVDPSLKDHDRPLSERGQADAVKVSLKLQQLGWIPQLILSSNAVRTRETLTIMQQQVRGFLEAEVHYISSFYSIAAMDGQTAEHLQHIICNYSRDDILTVMCMGHNRGWEEAASMFTGASIELKTCNAALLETTGKSWDEAFTLAGLGGWKLQGIVKPVRL